Within Populus trichocarpa isolate Nisqually-1 chromosome 6, P.trichocarpa_v4.1, whole genome shotgun sequence, the genomic segment ttaaaaatgcacCTGATGGGAATTATTCTATGGAGACAAGATTGGCAGGAACCTTTGGCTATCTTGCACCTGAATATGCTGGTAAGTAGAGGCTTAAATGTCCATTTTCAGTCATCTTCATTCAATTGATAGCAAGTAACCTGAGCTTCTAATATAGTATCAATTCATATTTTGTCATCTTTCCATGCATGCAACCTTGAAGTAGTAAAATTTTCCAACCTTTCCCCGTTTGTGTTAGAAATTATAGGAAAAGCCTAAAGCCTCCTCCATACTtgcacaatttttttcaatgaacttGGTACTTTTCTAGGCATATTGAAGTTTCAGAAAATGTGGCCCTTGATCGTGAGACATGGTCTTCATtatctttcagtcatttcttgtttataagatttttagatGTTAGTATATTTAGTTTTCATATTCATCTGCTTGATCTTGAACatattgatttgttgatgacTTTACGTATTCTCTTCAAATATGAACTGAACGTGCTATGTTCTGCACAGCTACTGGACGAGTTACAACAAAAGTGGATGTATATGCTTTTGGAGTGATTTTGATGGAAATTATGACAGGAAGAAAAGCTTTAGATGATACAGTGCCAGATGAAAGGGCTCATTTGGTCACATGGTTCCGCCGAGTCCTAGTCAACAAGGACAGTCTCCCAAAGGCAATTGATCAAACTCTGAATCCTGATGAGGAGACCCTAGTGAGTATTTTCAAAGTTGCTGAGTTAGCAGGGCATTGCACAGCTCGCGAGCCATACCAAAGACCAGATATGGGCCATGCCGTCAACGTCTTAGGACCTCTCGTAGAACAATGGAAACCTACCAACCACGAAGAGGAAAGCACTTCTGGCATTGATCTCCACATGAGCCTTCCTCAGTTTCTCCAAAGATGGCAAGCTGATGAAGGTACTTCGACAATGTTTAATGATAGGTCTCACTCCCAAATCCAATCAAGTATTTCGGGAGGATTTACGGACACATTTACTTCAAATGATTGTCGGTGACTGGAAAGaatctgtatatttttttttaaagaggacACAGGGATCGTGAGTTAAAGATTAATGGGGAAAGAGATAGGCTGCCATGCTGTTCAACCCCACGAGTTGCGTGTAAACGTTCTGATGATCAATATCTAAAACGTACCACTGTTTTACTACATtgattgattcatttttttttattttatttttccaatgatCTTATTTATTATAGAGCGAAACTAATAgtcttatgttattttttataattcctTGTAGCTAACCAATTGATTTGGTTATCCAGATAATGAGGGATGTTGTAATATATTTCTTCACACGGTTCATCATCTGACTAAATTACATCTTGTCGGTTCTTGATTACCTGGTCCCcttttctttcatcattttcCTTGGAATTTCCTCTCATCTACAAtatcatgtttgatttttttgaataattctgAATACCATGTGATGTGTTACGAAGTCCCACAATATTCTAAGTAATCATAACAAGATTTATGTAttggataattgattaattttttagttctaataatttaatttattttctctagcCAAAGAAGTTAGTAGTTGGTGCTTGGTGTTTGGTAAATCAAAATAGTTAGTAACTGATATTTGTAAAAGATTTCATTTGATAAATGTAAGGACTCTCGGATGCTTAAGTATTTTTGTAGAGAGATAaagtataataatattttaaagagatatgttttgaaaatatatatgctaaaaatataaagaacgAAGAGATTGTTAACTTGAAGTTTGAATGATTCATGTGGTATTTATAGCtcattgtcttgtttttttgcGGAGAAGAGAGACTGAAGAGTCATTTCAGTcttgtgatattttaagttatattcTACTCCAAATAATATGTAttggatcaatataaaatattgaaggaatcgTATAGGGTCCTAGAAATATTTTCAAGGAGTGTTAGGCTCGGGCGAGTTACCTAAGCTTATTAGGGGCAAAACATAGGCTTAGACATGCTACCTGGACCCAAGCATATTGGGCTCGGGCGTGACAGTCCAAGCCCATGAGGGTGCTGGGCAGCATGCCTAGCATGAGCTCGGGCTATCATGCCCGGGTCTGTCCCTCTTGGTAGTATGTTGGACTCGAGCATGGTAGCTCAAACCCATGTGGGTGTTTTAGCCCGttaaatttaagtttattaGTAACCTCGAAGTCTTTGGATATTGATACACAAAGACTTGTAAAAATACTTGGTCATCATGACGAATTCATCAAATTTTCTTTGTATGAGAAGAGGGATGAAATTATTTATCGGAGAGCTCATGTGTAGGGGTGTGCACTATGCTTGAAGAAATTTAAGTATGCAGAGGGGAACTATACTTCGAAAAATTTCTAAGAAGATGTGGTAAGATATAAAGGACTCCATACTTAGAAATTTTTTCTAAGAGGTTAAGGGAAACCTACGAAGAAGAGACCTATATTTAGAAGAATTTCTAAGTGGCTGGGAAACCTAATGAGTCAGAAAAAAGCCACCACTTTCGCTACCATATTTGTGATCAAATTTACTCTCATTTGTAAAATTATTGTATCACCAACACCATATTTGCGATACAACTACAAAGAATGCAAACTCATCTTAAGGGTCAATACCCGAAACTTCAAACGagcaaaaacaatttcatttctttagaATTTTGAAAGGATTTGAATAAGATAGGGAAGATAGGATAGTGAAAACAAGTGATTAGgaccttgtttgtttttgtattttcaaaaaaatattaattctatttaaaattatttgttttattatttttggattgttttgatgtgctgatgtcaaaaataatttttttaaaaataaaaatatatattattttgatatatttcaaaataaaaatcactttaaaaagcaaccgctaccgcAATGACAAATACGCTCTAAGCCTCGGAGTtctggtctttttttttgtagtttttttttatatataaataataattttactatcAAACTGCCCATTATGATTCCACTTAACAACTATGTTGCGATTTGATTCTTGTATTGACAATAACactctataaaatattttaaatgagtCCTTATGTGTATAAAAAAATTGCGACTTCTGTTTTTCAACCTATGCCTTGTAGTATACAAATTTAAACTTATAGtacaattttatttctttttgtatgCTTTCTACCTTATAAGCAATGTTAACACTATTAAGTGTTGAAACCACTAATCcaacaaattctaaataaagTTGATGGTGGTTTTTTTGCACCAAATATAATGATACATGTGTGAACACCTTTTAACTTTACTATCTTAAAGaaattcaacattttattgTAACCCCCATCATAAGTACCATTAACACTTTATTACTTGAAcacattataatttcataaaagttATTGTTGAATGTTGAACTCGATATTCAAGAGAATATACAAAATGCCACCatttaattacattaattaaattaatcttagTATTGAAAGTTTGTCTAATCACTAAATCAGCACCACCAACTAAATTTCTATGATAAAAGACTAATCATTGCTAACATTATCATCTACTACGTTATCATCATCAGATTCTAGAACAAGAGACTTCATTATCTCattattatatgatatttttaaccaattcaaaatatttttatctttattatcacTAGATTTGGAGGAGTTATATCTTCTTTGGTCATAATATGCATTGTTAAACATACTTTAATCACTACTTCTGATAATAATATCTTTCACTATCCTAAACGTACCAacaaaatatgatgtttttctaCGTGGTTAAGCAAATGTGGAAATTGAGATAGTAGTGTCATCATACCACATATTAGATGAGGAGCTTCTTCATGTAAGTTGACTACTTACATATAACTTTATCATGTTTAATCCATTTCAAATGAATGATTTCATTATAGTGTCAATACTCATATCACATACAATCGATATAGCAAAATACTGATATTCCccaattgaaagtgaaagtgATCTCACATGGAGAAAGTAGGAGAAAAGGCATTCATTCGAAGGTGCAATGCAACTGCAGCATGTTGAGAGGGCATTTAGAAAGAACTCTTTATTGATGGATGTCTTTTGCAGTCGTGTCTACACGTTCTATTCTGGATTCCAGGGTGACTTTTGGAGGTTCTGCACATGCAATGGCGACCTAATCTCCATTTCTATATTTGGGAAAATTGATTTTAACTTTGCAATTAACAAAAGTATTCACGAGTTAACTTCCAGATATCAAGCTGTTTAACAAGTTATCCAACGGGTTTGAATCTAAGAAATCAACTCAGTTACCACCAAAACAACTGGAAAGAAAGGTGGAATAGAAGGGCGTAATTTAGATTTTCAAAtactattttcttaaaaaaaataaattgagaaagaaacttcattttaatattgaatgttTCAGTTAGGCTAACCATatttaaacatcattttaattcgATATGACTTGAGATAACCATGTGCCTGAGCACCAGACAagcatttctttttatatatacttttaaaactgTTATCCAAGAAAAGAGTTCTTTGATTAGcagaaatatattttcttcaattttcttttattttcttcaattttgatttgttttgcgCTGACTGAAAATGTGGGGAGGATGCCAGCTAATTGTATCCTAATCGACCCTCCTTTCTACCGCGAAAATGAATTGGTAATTACTTCTGCATGTTGTCTATCAACGTTAAACTTCTCTTGATGATTGCGAGTCACAATTCTCAACGGGTGTGTGCTTCAGTGTTAAATTCCCATTCATCCAGAGAGATGACAGATGGAGGAGAAAATAGGAGACAGAGATACTTAAGTGTCCCGGGAAGGAAGAAACTCTGCATCATGTTGTCTTCGACGCCTTGATTCACCTGAGAAAATAGGCAAGAAAAGTTCAGTTCAAAACTTTATAATGCTTTGCTTCTAGGTTCTAATTTAGGATTATTGTTtagaataaaatcatgaaaggGATTTCCAAATGGATATGAATAGGACTTGTAAATTTAACAAAACTGCAAACTCCATAGGCAACTAAATTACACGAAGCATGGGAAAACCAGTGGTATTTAGAAGTTCAGGTTCTGGTTCATACTATTTCTCAAATATGCAAATGAAGTAGTAGAGAATTCAAGTCATGCTTTTTTGAAATGTCATAATAGAATACAATGAACTGGACTAGGATGAACATGCGTTTGTATGTATGCAGCTGTTTGTTATATTCCATAACAGTATAATCTTTGGGTTAGAAAAAACTTACAGACCGACATATCCTGTCTCAATGCCAGAGTTCCTTTTTAATACCTTTTCAATTCtattatttaattcattaagaattaagtttataattttttcaaataaaaagctTTTAGTCTAATAGTTTGAGTCACGGGTCTAAAAAGTTAACGCAAGTTAATATCACTTCTATTTTTTTGAATGGGCTTTATGATTTTCatcgttttcttttctatttgattaTCCCAATCTCATGATTTGAACTGCAAGTTTGGAGAAATTACCTGGGATGGCTCGACCttgattatcatattaattataggTTTATCATGCTAACTCGAGTCGATTTAGATCTAATTTTTActcttttatctaattttatcattcaatatttatgggttgagaattgaactatattgttcatttctttttaaaaaataatatttttcataggctatcataattattttttagtttattgttattatctattttttttatcatctaataattaaattaaaaccaaCTTATTTGATACACTCATGTTTATAATCCAaaccataaatttatttatttttttagaatgtgTTTGCAAAACTGAAAATTATGGACAAAACAATTGGGCTCACAAGGTATCACATGTACATATATAGCTAGTTTCCTCACAATTATCTCTTGacgaatatatttttttatattaatatttcaataccGTAACCATGGCCCAAATCTTGATTGAAAAGATTTATTATACAAATGTATCGTAAGCTCCAAAAAAAGGGTGTTAAACATAGCATGGATATATCTTTCGATCGTGGTTCTCTTTTCACCATGGCATGTAGGGTCATTGTCACATGGCAGAAAGTTGTTGGAGTTTTACAAGTGAGAAATATGCACCCATTTCTCCTTTATTTATTAGCTCAAAATGATTGCCCTCTTCTATGATCCTTCCTTGGTCAATCACAGCAATTTTATCAGCTTTTTGGATGGTAGATAGTCTATGAGCTACAACCAGGCATGTCCTGCCAGTCATGGTCCTCTCTAATGCCTTCTGCACAAGTTTCTCTGAATTCACATCCAATGAACTTGTTGCTTCATCTAAAAGCAATATTGTAGGATTTTTTAAGATTGCTCGTGCCAAAGCTATCCTTTGCTTTTGTCCTCCTGATAGTTGCACACCTCTTTCGCCGCAGTAGGTCTCATATCCATCCTCCATGGAGCTGCCCAGAAAAGCAGCAAACTTgataaattttggattttgaacggataagagagagaaaatgattaGAAGGAAAGTGTTTTATAGAATGGCACCTGATAAAATCATGAGCATTTGCAATAGTTGCTGCTTCGATTATTTCTGCTTCTGTTGCGTTCTCCTTTGCATATGCAATGTTGTCGCGGATTGTTCCTGCGAAAAGAGTAGGTTCCTGGCTTACCAATGCGATATGCGACCTTAAGGCCCGCAGGTTATAACTTTTGATGTTGATTGAATCAACGTCAATGGAACCACTTGATGTGTCGTAGAAtctctcaatcaatttaatgatgGTGGACTTTCCAGACCCGCTTCTTCCAACTATTGCAGCAACCTTTGCAGCATCAATTTGTAGGTTTACGCCTGTCAGGATCATTTGTTTTGGTCTATTTGGGTAGAAGAAATGAACTTGCTTAAACTCTATTTCCCCATTGATCTTTTCTGGTTTGATACCATCTGAATGTTCAGGGTCTATTTTGGTCCTCCTTTTCAGAATCCTGAATACTGATTCCAGTGCACTGGTACCTTTTGATAGGTCTGCAGTTATGGTTCCTGTCTCAGCTATAAGTCTTCCTGTTGTCACCAGGATTAAGAATGTTTGGAAAAGGTGCTTGTAAGTGATCTCTTTATGGTATAATAACCTTCCACCATACCAGAAAGTTAGAGCCGGAATGGCACCTGTAATGAACTGTGAGAGAAACAATCCAAATCCTGCATACCAAGACTGCCTATGGCTTTCTTTCTTGGAACTTACCTGTGTAAGCTCAAATAGCTTTAGAACTTTCTCCTGAAAACAGAATGCTGTAATAATTCTGTGGTTCACAACGGCTTCGCTTGCTAATTCACTGCTCTCGTTCTGTGCTTTGAGGATTTTCTTAGACATTGTCTGCATTGTCGTTGTACTAATGTAGAAGGCAGCAATGATACAGGGTTGCAGAGAAATAGCTACAAGCGCAAGTTTCCATGACAATATCAAACCTAAAACAACAGCCAAAGTTGTAGAAGAAATTGCTTGAGCCAGCATTGACAAGCGATCAGCAACAAGAGTTCTCACCATCGTGGCATCTGTGGCTAATCTTGAACATACGGCTCCGCTGCTGTTGTTTTCTTGATCGAACCACTCGATCTCGTATGTTAAGAGTTTTTCAAAAAGTGCCTCCCTGACTCTTTTTGTCAAGCTCTCTCCCATTATCCCAAAATAGTAATGCTGAATCACATTGGTCAGGAAAGCAAAAACAGCAAAGGCTAAAAATGCAAAGCAATAAATTCTTGTTTGCGACCTTAGCTCGTTGTGATCAGTTGTGAAGTAAACTGCTAGAAGTGCAGCCATGCACAATGAGTGCAATGGCTGAATTAGTCCACAGGCAAGAGCAGCAATGAAACCTATCAGGGTTGGCTTCCATTCAGGTGCTGCCATGCTCATTAACTGCCATAGTGAAGGGGAACTGTAATTATCATCTTGCTGCTGGTTGGTTTTCTTCTCATCGCTAAAGCTTTGTGAGAGACTTGTCTCATCCTTTTGTTCTGCATTAGCAATTCCTGTATCAAGAACAACAGAGCTGCTAGATCCAGTATCTTGAGCTTTTGATGTAACTTCATCGTCTATGAAGTTTCTCTGTAGCTGCACCATTATTGAGTATGGACCATTCAAGTTTTGCATAAGTTGCTCATGGGAGCCTGATTCCACCAATTTTCCTGATTGAATTACAGCAATCAAGTCCGCATTGCGAAGAGCAGATAGGCGGTGCGCAACAATAATGGTAGTTCTTCCTATTGAGGCTTGATTCAAAGCATCTTGGACAGCTTTCTCAGAATGAGAATCCAGCGCACTTGTTGCTTCATCAAGAAGAAGGATTCTTGGATCCCTTAACAGTGCCCTTGCGATGGAAATCCTTTGTTTCTGGCCTTCAGACAATTGACTTCCCAATTGTCCCACCTGAAAAAGTTTGTCATTGGAATTTGTATATacctttattcttttgattcctTTCTTTTCCAATTGCCATTCTTAGTTACACAAAACAGTAAGCAGCAAGATTTATTACAAACTATTACTTGGGTGAGGATGTCGAATAACAACTGATATTAGAGAAAATCCTATAGTCAGTACTTACCAAGGTGTTATATCCTTCAGGTAGTTGACAGATGAAGTTGTGGGCATTAGCAGCTTTAGCGGCTTCCATGACCTCTTCCATTGAAGCCTCCTCTTTTCCAAAACAGatgttttgtttgattgagGTTGCAAAAAGTATAGGTTCCTGGCTTACCAGGCCCATTTGACTTCTCAACCATTTGAGCTGAAGGGTCTTTATGTCAACACCATCTAGCAGGATATGGCCCCTAAGAGGTTCATAGAATTTCTCAAGCAAATTTATTACTGTTGATTTTCCTGATCCACTTCTGCCAACCAACCCAACAGTCTGGTAAGCCATCACTTTGAGATTAAACTTGCTTAATACCAAGCTCCCTGGTCTTGAAGGATACTCAAAATCTATGTTTCTGAATTCTACTTCACCTTTAACTTCTGACATGGTCTTGCCTAGTTCTTTTGCAGAGTCAATGTCCACAACTCTATGAATCATCTCAAAAATCCGAGAAGCTGCAATATTTGCCTCTATGAAGTACTTGATATTGATTAGAGCACCTCCTAGACCCCTGCAAAGTTTCTTTGTCATCATTTCAGATCTTTGAATGTAATGAAAGTTTTACCTCCTAATATTATACGAGTGCAGCATGCAACAGGAAATATTTAGTTTGCTTGTGGACATTGTTGTTGAAGTGATTCTATGTAAAAGGCAACTGGTATCTACATTTTCCTAGGCAACTGTTcagataaattagaaaaaattgatGCAAGTATTCTGTGCTTAAAATTATAATGCATTTTGAATATCAAAACTCAGTGAACTTACAGTCCTCCATAGACAATGCAAACTCCAGCGGTAAAAACGTCTCCCCCTTTTGCTTTCTTATGCATGACCAGAGTACTTCCATACCAGCCCTGAAGTGCCCACACTGCAAATGTAACACCAATAGTACCGATGGCCATACCTTTCATCAATCCTTGTTTTATCCCATGCTTTAAAGTTGGTTCTAAAGAAATCTTGTAGGCCTTGACAGTCCTTTCCTCTCCAACATAGGAATAAACAGTCCTGATTGATGACACTGCTTGCTCCACTATTCCTCCTGCAACTTCATAGGCTGCTTGAATCTTGTTTCCAACATCACCTAGAAGCTTTGCGTATACGAATCCTGCAACTACTAACATTGATAATGCGGGGATAGCCACTATAGCCAGCCTCCAGCTGAGGTATAAAGCAGCAAGTTGGGCCGTAACGAACAATGTTGTGTTCGTAATGAAATTTGCAATCTGATTAAAATTCCATGTCAAATTCACATAAgctaaaaaccaaattaataagctaaaaactcattttacaAGTCTGAAATGAACCTTGTCTAGTGAGGATAATGTCTACTATCTAAGCACCTTTTCAGTAAGAACTCCTTGTATGGTGAGTGTGTCAGT encodes:
- the LOC112327875 gene encoding putative multidrug resistance protein, coding for MILTGVNLQIDAAKVAAIVGRSGSGKSTIIKLIERFYDTSSGSIDVDSINIKSYNLRALRSHIALVSQEPTLFAGTIRDNIAYAKENATEAEIIEAATIANAHDFISSMEDGYETYCGERGVQLSGGQKQRIALARAILKNPTILLLDEATSSLDVNSEKLVQKALERTMTGRTCLVVAHRLSTIQKADKIAVIDQGRIIEEGNHFELINKGEMGAYFSLVKLQQLSAM
- the LOC7474722 gene encoding ABC transporter B family member 15, translating into MAESSSARKKNVELSRNKPDGKEKSSSSAAPSGSLKTVLNQSDWKDMLLMILGSIGSLADGSAMALMMLIVSSLMNSYGDASFTLQDVNKFSLAFIYVAVGVGSGAFLEGFCWARTAERQTFRIRRQYLQAVLWQDVGFFDTNHGASIASQVVSSISTDTLTIQGVLTEKIANFITNTTLFVTAQLAALYLSWRLAIVAIPALSMLVVAGFVYAKLLGDVGNKIQAAYEVAGGIVEQAVSSIRTVYSYVGEERTVKAYKISLEPTLKHGIKQGLMKGMAIGTIGVTFAVWALQGWYGSTLVMHKKAKGGDVFTAGVCIVYGGLGLGGALINIKYFIEANIAASRIFEMIHRVVDIDSAKELGKTMSEVKGEVEFRNIDFEYPSRPGSLVLSKFNLKVMAYQTVGLVGRSGSGKSTVINLLEKFYEPLRGHILLDGVDIKTLQLKWLRSQMGLVSQEPILFATSIKQNICFGKEEASMEEVMEAAKAANAHNFICQLPEGYNTLVGQLGSQLSEGQKQRISIARALLRDPRILLLDEATSALDSHSEKAVQDALNQASIGRTTIIVAHRLSALRNADLIAVIQSGKLVESGSHEQLMQNLNGPYSIMVQLQRNFIDDEVTSKAQDTGSSSSVVLDTGIANAEQKDETSLSQSFSDEKKTNQQQDDNYSSPSLWQLMSMAAPEWKPTLIGFIAALACGLIQPLHSLCMAALLAVYFTTDHNELRSQTRIYCFAFLAFAVFAFLTNVIQHYYFGIMGESLTKRVREALFEKLLTYEIEWFDQENNSSGAVCSRLATDATMVRTLVADRLSMLAQAISSTTLAVVLGLILSWKLALVAISLQPCIIAAFYISTTTMQTMSKKILKAQNESSELASEAVVNHRIITAFCFQEKVLKLFELTQVSSKKESHRQSWYAGFGLFLSQFITGAIPALTFWYGGRPIKRYQCTGISIQDSEKEDQNRP